In Methanofollis fontis, the following proteins share a genomic window:
- the npdG gene encoding NADPH-dependent F420 reductase: MKVGIIGGTGNIGEGLARRICISGKHDVIIGSRDPAKAETAAGGVTEALSERGVGFSACSGGANADCCDADIIILSLPFDKIESTIEAIGKEKFENKVVVSLINPMLRYPEEKCFLHDSPAETSAALAIKKMLPESAKLTTGFNNVAAGKWMRLDEELDYSVVVCGDDKDAKDTVRELVADVSKLQPLDGGPLKMSNIVESITPLVITLAMNNGLKDVGVYFR; the protein is encoded by the coding sequence ATGAAAGTAGGAATAATTGGCGGCACCGGAAACATCGGTGAAGGCCTTGCACGCCGGATCTGCATCAGCGGCAAACATGACGTCATTATCGGCTCCCGTGATCCCGCAAAAGCGGAAACAGCTGCCGGAGGCGTCACCGAGGCGCTCAGCGAACGCGGTGTCGGTTTTTCGGCCTGTAGCGGAGGAGCAAACGCAGACTGCTGTGATGCAGACATTATCATCCTCTCGCTTCCGTTTGACAAGATCGAATCCACCATTGAGGCAATTGGCAAAGAAAAATTCGAGAACAAAGTTGTTGTCTCCCTGATCAACCCGATGCTCAGGTATCCGGAGGAGAAATGCTTCCTTCACGATTCCCCTGCCGAAACTTCGGCGGCGCTGGCGATTAAAAAGATGCTTCCAGAATCCGCCAAACTGACTACCGGTTTCAACAATGTCGCCGCCGGAAAATGGATGCGGCTTGATGAGGAGCTTGACTACAGCGTCGTGGTCTGCGGAGACGACAAAGATGCCAAGGACACCGTCAGAGAACTCGTGGCCGATGTCTCGAAACTGCAGCCCCTCGACGGCGGACCGCTGAAGATGTCGAACATCGTCGAGAGCATCACACCTCTCGTGATCACCCTTGCAATGAACAACGGTCTCAAGGACGTGGGGGTGTACTTCAGGTAA
- a CDS encoding NAD(P)-dependent alcohol dehydrogenase, with amino-acid sequence MAKKIKGLAMKRIGEIGWVKKEAPECGPCDALVKPLAMAPCTSDIHTVWEGAIGERTDMILGHEAVGEVVEVGPMVKDFKPGDRVIVPAITPDWMSVEAQAGFGMHSGGMLAGWKFSNFKDGVFGELFHVNEADGNLALLPDSIDVAEATMLCDMVPTGFHAAELADVKLGDTVCCIGIGPVGLMAVAGANLMGASHILAVGSRPNCVEAAKGYGATDTINYKEGDIVDQVMEKTDGKGVDKVCIAGGNVETMDQAIRMLKPGGKVGNVNYLGSGDYVIVPRVEWGCGMSHKFIHCGLMPGGRLRMEKLASLVEVGKLDLKPLVTHTFKGFDKVEEALLLMKEKPVDLIKPVVVV; translated from the coding sequence ATGGCAAAGAAAATCAAAGGACTGGCGATGAAGCGGATCGGAGAGATCGGCTGGGTTAAAAAAGAGGCACCGGAGTGCGGACCGTGCGACGCACTGGTAAAACCGCTGGCCATGGCGCCATGCACCTCCGACATCCACACCGTCTGGGAGGGTGCGATCGGCGAGCGCACCGACATGATCCTCGGACATGAGGCCGTCGGAGAAGTGGTTGAAGTCGGTCCGATGGTGAAGGACTTCAAACCGGGAGACCGGGTCATCGTCCCTGCGATCACCCCAGACTGGATGAGCGTCGAGGCCCAGGCCGGTTTCGGCATGCACTCCGGCGGAATGCTCGCAGGCTGGAAGTTCTCCAACTTCAAAGACGGCGTATTCGGAGAACTCTTCCATGTCAATGAAGCTGACGGCAACCTCGCACTTCTTCCCGACTCCATCGACGTCGCCGAGGCGACCATGCTCTGCGACATGGTCCCGACCGGTTTCCATGCAGCAGAACTCGCCGACGTGAAGCTGGGCGACACGGTCTGCTGCATCGGCATCGGCCCGGTCGGCCTGATGGCCGTCGCAGGCGCAAACCTCATGGGTGCATCCCATATCCTGGCGGTCGGGAGCAGACCAAACTGCGTCGAGGCGGCAAAGGGCTACGGCGCCACCGACACGATCAACTACAAAGAAGGCGATATCGTCGACCAGGTCATGGAAAAGACCGACGGAAAGGGTGTTGACAAGGTCTGTATCGCAGGCGGGAATGTCGAGACCATGGACCAGGCAATCCGCATGCTCAAGCCCGGAGGAAAGGTCGGCAACGTCAACTACCTGGGCTCAGGCGACTATGTCATCGTGCCGCGTGTCGAGTGGGGATGCGGTATGAGCCACAAGTTCATCCACTGTGGTCTGATGCCCGGAGGCAGATTGCGGATGGAGAAACTCGCAAGCCTGGTCGAAGTCGGCAAACTCGACCTCAAGCCGCTGGTCACCCACACATTCAAGGGATTCGACAAAGTCGAGGAAGCGCTGCTCCTGATGAAGGAGAAACCGGTCGACCTGATCAAACCGGTCGTTGTTGTGTGA
- a CDS encoding putative quinol monooxygenase, whose translation MLLITARCNVKPESVDDFLDLAQSMVQKSRNEGGNISYDLYADLNDSNGFTFVEAWADQKAIDLHNASEHFKHFVDSTGPLFAGPLDINLYRKMT comes from the coding sequence ATGTTATTGATAACAGCCAGATGCAACGTAAAACCAGAATCAGTTGACGACTTTCTCGACCTTGCTCAGAGTATGGTCCAAAAAAGCAGAAACGAGGGGGGAAACATCTCCTATGACCTCTATGCAGATCTGAACGATTCAAACGGCTTCACCTTTGTCGAGGCATGGGCGGACCAGAAGGCGATCGATCTCCACAACGCAAGTGAGCATTTCAAGCACTTCGTAGACAGCACGGGACCGCTCTTTGCAGGACCGCTCGATATCAACCTGTACCGAAAAATGACGTAG
- a CDS encoding TrmB family transcriptional regulator, translating into MDPPTPVNDVLCRQLIECGLREYDAKIYVALFGLGLASATELHKLTGIPRGRVYETLSYLQEKQFITAAGKNPVMYKVEDIHRTLFAVQDDMMSRIKKISECLHEMERIYHPVRFLQGQVPILTEGGIEYQFRLMCRRARSQIVILCNDAELLKRFSGDLRRVEKQVDLYVIVSRPEMAAALPFPCYMVNETVDESLFSPKGAHTSYPMLLQVFLDMRNMFMIADIDGQMHGFYTDDNLYKEFISRMILRDIRKI; encoded by the coding sequence ATGGACCCTCCCACCCCGGTAAACGACGTTCTCTGCAGGCAGCTGATCGAATGCGGGCTTCGGGAGTACGATGCAAAGATCTATGTTGCTTTGTTTGGACTGGGTCTGGCAAGTGCAACAGAACTGCATAAATTGACCGGGATCCCGAGAGGGCGGGTATATGAGACTCTCTCGTACCTGCAGGAGAAGCAGTTCATCACTGCGGCAGGGAAAAATCCGGTGATGTATAAAGTGGAGGACATTCACCGGACACTCTTTGCAGTTCAGGATGATATGATGTCCAGAATCAAAAAAATCTCGGAATGCTTGCATGAAATGGAGAGAATATATCATCCGGTCCGTTTTCTTCAGGGTCAGGTGCCGATCCTGACCGAGGGGGGCATCGAATACCAGTTCCGTCTGATGTGCAGACGTGCACGCTCGCAGATTGTGATCCTCTGCAATGATGCCGAGTTGCTGAAGCGATTTTCGGGCGATCTGCGGCGGGTGGAGAAGCAGGTGGACCTGTACGTGATTGTGTCGCGCCCAGAGATGGCAGCCGCGCTCCCCTTCCCCTGCTATATGGTGAACGAGACGGTGGATGAGAGTCTGTTTTCCCCGAAAGGTGCACACACCTCATATCCGATGCTCCTGCAGGTCTTTCTCGACATGCGCAATATGTTCATGATCGCCGATATCGACGGCCAGATGCACGGCTTCTATACGGATGACAATCTCTACAAGGAGTTTATTTCCAGGATGATCCTCCGGGACATCCGAAAGATCTGA
- a CDS encoding ester cyclase — protein sequence MSPEENKALVRRFIDAYNTRNLDLFDDLVAPDYIDHTHRQEGREPFKTLFSLAFEGFPDWHEHIEDMIAEGDRVWVCVRATGTHSGEWHVSGVSLPPTGRRVVMRMVFIWCIKDGRLAEGWEVDSEVNFLKTIGVIEYTEIGKRIFPEDAAA from the coding sequence ATGTCACCTGAGGAGAATAAGGCGCTTGTCCGCCGTTTTATCGATGCCTACAATACGCGGAACCTGGACCTCTTCGACGATCTGGTGGCCCCGGATTATATCGACCACACCCATCGGCAGGAAGGTCGCGAACCCTTTAAGACGCTCTTTTCACTGGCGTTCGAGGGTTTCCCTGACTGGCACGAACACATTGAGGACATGATCGCCGAGGGGGACCGGGTCTGGGTCTGCGTCCGGGCGACCGGGACCCATTCCGGGGAATGGCATGTCTCCGGCGTCTCTCTCCCGCCCACCGGCAGGAGGGTGGTGATGAGGATGGTCTTCATCTGGTGCATCAAGGATGGAAGACTCGCCGAGGGATGGGAGGTGGACAGCGAGGTGAATTTCCTGAAAACCATCGGTGTTATCGAATACACGGAGATCGGGAAGCGGATCTTTCCTGAGGATGCGGCGGCGTAG
- a CDS encoding winged helix-turn-helix domain-containing protein: MNEHPDSDIDDIRVKLDEIHRDIRTFIEDSNRQHLESVLAFVRSDYADVLEKHLIADAEAGLSKNMVKRCDRLDQCRAVFTDMLQKNASLIRQPPVEGESIDSRRDEITDLRKAMPYDKCDICFSEVSDLFEKQVSLMQSMRIYETKKDTKQVISNIPTESVIDDILEPLCHPKRLEILKAVSGQSMSFSLLSNLTGLRGGNLLFHLQKLSDGGMIIQQHERGDYMITGKGFRVMEGITEIYSVLAPEDN, encoded by the coding sequence ATGAATGAGCATCCCGATTCTGATATTGACGATATCAGGGTCAAACTCGATGAGATCCACAGGGACATCAGGACATTTATTGAAGATTCCAACAGGCAGCACCTGGAGTCCGTTCTGGCCTTTGTCAGGAGCGACTATGCCGACGTCCTGGAAAAGCACCTCATCGCCGATGCAGAGGCCGGACTCTCAAAGAACATGGTCAAAAGATGCGACCGCCTCGATCAGTGCAGGGCCGTTTTCACGGATATGCTGCAAAAAAACGCATCCCTCATCAGGCAGCCCCCGGTGGAGGGCGAATCTATCGACAGCAGGCGCGACGAGATCACAGATCTACGAAAAGCGATGCCATATGATAAATGCGACATCTGCTTCTCCGAAGTCTCGGACCTCTTCGAAAAACAGGTCAGCCTCATGCAGTCCATGAGGATATATGAAACAAAAAAGGACACAAAACAGGTCATCTCAAATATCCCGACAGAGTCTGTTATCGATGACATCCTCGAACCCCTCTGCCACCCCAAACGCCTGGAAATACTCAAAGCAGTCTCCGGCCAGTCCATGAGTTTTTCTCTCCTTTCCAATCTGACAGGCCTTCGCGGGGGCAACCTCCTGTTCCACCTCCAGAAGCTCTCAGATGGCGGGATGATCATTCAGCAACACGAGAGGGGGGACTATATGATCACGGGCAAGGGTTTCAGGGTGATGGAAGGGATCACCGAGATCTACTCCGTCCTTGCACCAGAAGATAATTGA
- a CDS encoding MTH865 family protein, translating to MSVRDEIHSQIEGALADATFPIRTPEDLLAAMPAGADTTCRSGDVEVTAGEAGALLTPGDFPFTSAKQVADVLVERAGL from the coding sequence ATGAGCGTAAGAGATGAGATCCATTCCCAGATCGAAGGCGCACTTGCAGACGCAACGTTCCCGATACGCACGCCCGAAGACCTTCTTGCAGCGATGCCGGCCGGTGCGGATACCACATGCAGGTCCGGAGATGTTGAAGTGACCGCAGGTGAGGCGGGAGCGCTTCTTACACCCGGCGACTTCCCGTTCACCAGTGCAAAGCAGGTCGCCGATGTTCTCGTTGAGAGGGCGGGGCTCTAA
- a CDS encoding putative immunity protein produces the protein MKKYSREDQMAMAAWAADCAERVLPHFERAYPGDDRPRSAIETCRRWVRTGVFRMAEIRGSSLAAHAAAREAKGNDPAVYAARAAGQAVATAHVPQHAYGAAYYALKAVAAAGGDAAGERDWQSERLLAGLREEIMGRISVQRRGEGVVIRLDKGEGF, from the coding sequence GTGAAAAAATACAGCCGGGAGGACCAGATGGCGATGGCGGCCTGGGCGGCGGACTGCGCCGAACGGGTGCTGCCGCACTTTGAGCGGGCGTATCCGGGGGACGATCGGCCGAGGAGCGCCATCGAGACGTGCCGGCGGTGGGTCAGGACAGGGGTATTCAGGATGGCCGAGATCCGCGGCTCCTCCCTTGCCGCCCATGCCGCCGCCCGGGAGGCGAAGGGCAATGACCCGGCCGTTTATGCCGCACGTGCCGCCGGTCAGGCGGTGGCGACGGCGCATGTGCCTCAGCACGCCTATGGGGCGGCCTATTATGCCCTCAAGGCCGTGGCGGCCGCCGGGGGCGACGCTGCCGGGGAACGCGATTGGCAATCGGAGCGTCTCCTGGCGGGGCTGCGGGAGGAGATCATGGGGAGGATCAGTGTGCAGAGGCGGGGGGAGGGGGTCGTTATTCGGCTGGATAAGGGGGAGGGGTTTTGA